The window CATTCATTTCCAGTTCTACCATTTACCATTTTCCTAATATATATCACTCTTTCATGTCTCTCATGAAAGAAAGAGATACATAATTGAATATAAAAGAGGAAAAAAGGACTAAAATAAGGAAAgagaaaaatatttaaaaagagtatatattgttgatgttgaagtTTGATGTGAACGAAATTTAATTCAGTGAATACTCCTTTAAAGATATCAACAAATCAATCATATATACACTTAAATCCTGAAGTAGTTGGATGTTGGGTAGGTAAAATCCTCTATGTCCCCTTTATTTGGGCTTATTCCATTCCATACCAGTAAATTAAAATTCGGAGTTCTCTAAATCTAATATTTATCCCTACCTAGACCTAATATAAGTGTATCATTATTTTGTAAATTGTAATATCAACTACTAATTGTTAAGAGATTGTGTAGGCTTAGGTCTAGCTCATATAGAACATCCAATCAGTGTAATATCACACTTATACTATGAGCAAGGGGTAATGTATTTGAAAAATAAGATACGTAACTTATTGTGACGGATCAAAGAGTACATTAAACATGTTAAACTATATATTtacagtaatatatatatatatatatatataaatgaaggGTTAAAAGTCGATGGATAAAAACATCTTCATTATCCCAGATAGAAATAATCAAAATatgaatataaaaaaataataataataaaaaaatagggTTGGAGGAGTTAGGAGCGGACCACTGACCAAACTTGATATGCCTGAAAATACAAGCTAGTTTGTGCTTGTGGACCCTGTCAATTTGGTACACAATTTGTTTGGAAGTTAAATGGGGCCCCTTTGACTTCTGAAGGAAGGATTATATTCAGGTGGACAAAAAAAACAACCGTTTTGGTCGTTTTCGTAGTTTTCCAATTAACCTTACTGGTGGATGATGGCCTTGGATTTGCCTGCCAGTTCAAAGTACTCACACTAAGACTCACTGCACATGCATGTGCATTTCAGTTCTTATTTAGCTGATTAAAACTCAACTCATTGCACTGCATGTGTATTTCACTTTTGTTCTCATCTTTGTTCAGCTTATTAGCAAATTAATGCCTACAAAATATTATAGAAAATTTACCTATCAATACTGCAATTTTGCAGCTAAGGAATGACAATTGACATCCCTTGAACAAGGGTGCCATCATCATTGCGATAGAACAGTTGTGATTTCTTCATCCTTAATTAGAGACTTGATTAGTTCTAACTAAAAGATTGAAAACAATTCGATAGGAAGCGTTTTAACCTTTTGCTAGGCCTAGCTAACGCGAATGCGGATTAATGGAGCTAGTCGTCTTTGAACTTTGTATGGTGTTAAAAAGATGCCTATATCTTCGAAGTAACTTCGTCCAAAGTACCATCTTTTGTTTTTACATCACAATGTCGTCCTCACTTTCTAAAACAAACAAATTGCCTGCAACTTGTATTCCTAAAATCCAAATTAGTAGTATTTGTTACCATACCTCTCCCATACGTAATCTACTTGTATATCTTAGTTTTCATCATATGAAAAATACGCGTTCATTTCTTTGAAACAATCTTTACAGAAGTGGAAATTAAATTAGACCAAATTAGACGAGAAAGTGCTATCTTTTCAAAAGCATCTTATTTTCTCCTTCCTCTGAACTTTATGCTTTTGGCCTTTCTATTTGGATCTATTaggatattttttttcttttacattGTCAACTTCATTATTGACAAGATCGAAGTAATTTGCTTTTCTCTATTTGAAATTTAAGCGTATAAaatggaagtagacgagaatcacATTTGGCACTAAAATGGGAAAATAAATTCTCACTTCAGTCGACTAATTAACCTGCTGGATCTAGAAAATGATAGATTCCCTTTTTCTTACGTAACTAGAAAATGATAGATTCCCTTTTTCTTACGTAACTAATACTAATTCTTTATTCATTCCTTTTTTGTTTAATAAGCTAATTTTCAGTTCACCATACATATCATAtccaaaaaagttttttttttttttttggaaaggtATAGATGGTGAACTTTATTTTTTGGTTGATCTGTTCTTTACACGACTCCCATGACAAAGTCCATCTACAACACTTATAATTCAAACCGAACTCGAAAGTTGAAATATTGTACTATATTACGCCACTGAACTAAGCAATAATTATGTAAGAGCCCTTGTTTAAGCAAAGCCGATCACAACAACAATGTGACGGTGACACAATAAGAATGTAAATCCATATTATAGTTAGACAGTACAAATATTAATATGAATATTTAATAAATTAAGTCTCAGCACAAATTAGTTTATGTATGTTGACCAGATGATCATTTCCATTTATTAATTTTACTTTAGCTAAGTTTCAAATAACATTTTAAAAGATTCGACATAATTAGACTATGTTTACAGTTATTGCCAATAAATCAAAACTCTCGTCATTTGTTTTTAATTAAAATACAGAAGTAAATGAAACTAATATTACATCAGCACAAGAGACAGGAAGCATAAAACAGGGAACAAATTCTCATAAAAAAGAAGTCAACTGTCTACGAATTTCGTAGCTAATTTTGTAGCCAATTTTTttcctattctttattgttacatTGCAAAAAAAGAACTGAAATTACCTATAAATTTTGTTGTTACTAGAATCTTTTGATAATTTATCGCTAATATGATATGAATTTTATTGTTTTGCTACATACATAATTTTTCCATCATATCGCTATTCATTTTTTAATAGCGGTTTTAGTGAGGTAATTCAAACATTATCCATTTAAGAGAAGATCTCACTACTACTTTTGCTCCAATTTATGTTGCACGGTTTGACTAGTgacaaagtttaagaaaaaaaaatatttttgaaatttataGTGTAAAACAAACTTtaaacatttgtgtggctataaatcattttattaataTTAAATGAGGAATTTTAAAATTAACTTATTTCGAATTATAGTGATGGCTATTtttttgaaacaaactaaaaaaaaatgtcaaataaATTGTGACAGAAAGAGTATATCATACCCAAACAAGAAAAATTTAAAAGCTTAGGTAGTGATGGGCTGATCCGTCGTTTACACGACTCCCCATGACCATATCATATACACCAAATTATTGTATTACTTTAATATTTTCTCTCAAAACCAACTTGAAAAGTTGAAATATTGTACTATTAGCTTAGCTCTAGTGAAGTAGTAAGCAATAATCATGTTTAAGAGCCCTTGTTTAAGCAAAGCCCAACAAAAGCAACACATAGTGGTAGTGGTAGTGACAGTGACAGTGTAAGGCTCCTCATTTAAGCAAAGCAATACCCATAGCCCACCAAATATACTTCTTGTGCTGTTTTTCTGTCTGCTTTTGTACCCTCACTTACCATCATTAGCTGACCTTCCTTTGCTTCACAACACTTGTATTTTGCACATTTAATCATTACCCACCTTCACTCTTCTAataatttgatttttttattttttattttaataaaaaataacccCATTTCTTGATTTCTtgtcttttttcatttttcatcccaTTTGAGGAACAAACATGGTTGAAGTTGTAGTTGAAAACTTATGGATAGACTTGTGTCACACCAAGACAAAAAAAGAGAGGTTTGTTCTCTGGAATTTCAACCACAGCTCAAGCATTTTATTCCACTAGACCCCTCTACAAGGTCTAAGAAAGAAACTCATTTTTCCGCATTGAAGTTTAAGGTTTCAAAATCCATCAAGAATCTATATCACAAAGCTAAAGATTCAAAAGGGTTTGGTAGTAAAAGGTTTGAATTTGATGGCATTGTGATGACCAACTCAGTTTATTGTGCTTCTCCTGGTTTTCTTGATGATAAAATGGATGGTTATGTTGAAAATGCTGGAAAAATTGAGTCTTTAGTGTGTTTGAGTGAAAAGATTGGTAGAGAAAGTAGTTCAAGTTCTGGTTTTTTGGTGTCAAATGAAGAACATAGTGGGTCTGAAGATTCATGTTCTCCATCTTCAATTGCTTGGCATATTCAAGAGGATGAGGTGGAACAGCATTGTGTAAAATCTGATGTTTCTGAAGAAGTAGAGAAACCTTATGTGGATACTAAAAGGAAGTTAGAGAAACAAGGTTCTTGTTTGTCTGGTAAGATTTTATATGTTCTTGTTCATATTTTTGCATAAAAAAACTGTATTGTGATTGAAATTTGTGGGGATtttgtagagattgaaatgatgaagGAGAGATTCTCAAAATTGCTGTTGGGGGAAGACATGTCTGGTTGTGGAAATGGGGTTTGCACAGCACTAGCAATTTCTAATGCTATTACTAATCTATGTGGTAAGTTATGTTGTTGTGTATTGGATTCAGTTTGTAgtgaattttgatttttttcattttactAAGTACAGAGACTTTTTTTCCATTAGCTACTCTTTTTGGGCAAATTTGGAGATTAGAACCTTTACCTCCAGAGAAAAAGTTAATGTGGAGGAGAGAAATGGAATGGCTTCTCTGTGTTAGTGATCACATTGTAGAACTCATACCCTCTTGGCAGACATTTGCTGATGGCAGCAAACTTGAGGTAAATGTGGTTTCTTTGACGTTGTTCCGGTAATTCAAGCTATCTATTTATCATGTTTGGAACTTGGAAAACAGTTGTTTTTTTCCCTGTGATTTGGAAACAATCTGTTTATTGAGCTAGGGTAGGAAAAACAAATTGAATGCTACTTATGTGTTAACTTATTTGTTCGTCTGTTTTAGGTAATGACTTCTAGGCCACGGTCAGACCTTTACATCAACCTTCCAGCACTCCGCAAACTGGACAATATGCTCCTTGTAAGATAGCCTTTCCTTGTTCCTTGGGCATTCAGCCTTAATTTTTCAATGCTGAGTGCTATATTCTAAAGTTTTTGCGTCTTTCACAGGAAATATTGGACAGTTTCCGAAGCACAGAGTTCTGGTATGTTGACCAAGGAATCGTAGCCTCAGATTCTGATGGATCATTCAGAAATCCTCTCCCTCGTCAAGAGGATAAATGGTGGCTTCCAGTTCCTAGAGTTCCCCCTGGTGGTCTCAGTGAAAATGCAAGAAGGCAGTTGCAGCACAGACGCGATTGCACAAACCAAATCCTGAAAGCCGCAATGGCCATTAATAGCAACAGCTTAGCTGAAATGGACGTGCCTGAATCATATTTGGAAGGCCTTCCTAAGGTACAGAGCTCCCCTGGAGTTACTTATTCATGTTTTTATGGGtcatttggttgctggttagggtTAGGTAGGGTATAGTTATTCCATATTCTATGCTACATAAATACTACATAGATTCtgttataacttatacatgtattaggaCTGTAAACTGGTACCAAACACCGTACTTGATGTGCTGAATTTTATACATAGCAGCTAAAATGCTACCAAGCATGGTATATTAATTATGCTGGTTTTAATACATGAGTAATTCActtcctaaccagcaaccaaGCTACCCCTTAATACTTAAATGGACCTGGAGGTTACCCATTTTGCCGGTGTTTTAATTTTAATCTTGCAGAACGGAAAATCTAGCTTAGGTGATCTCATCCACCGATATGTCACTTCGGACCAATTTTCACCTGAATGTTTGCTTGACTGCCTTGATTTGTCTTCTGAGCATCAAGCATTTGAGATAGCAAATCGAGTGGAGGCTTCAATTTATGTGTGGCGGAGAAGAGCTCACTCGAAACCTTTTGGTAGTACACATAGGTCCAATTCAAAGTCCTCATGGGAAATGGTTAAGGATTTGATGGTTGATGGTGATAAGAGGGAGCTACTTGCTGATAGAGCTGAAAGCCTTTTGCTTTGCTTAAAGCAACGGTTTCCTGGTCTTCCACAAACAACCTTAGACATGAGCAAAATTCAATATAACAAGGTTTGATATGAAATCTCACTAATCATGACCAATCATGATTTTGACTTGGTACTAATGGAATATATTTCTGTAGTCTGTCAAAATTTGAAATTCATTGTTTCTTGTTTCTTGTTGTTCCTTAGGATGTTGGCAAATCAATTTTGGAGAGCTACTCGAGAGTTCTTGAAAGCCTGGCATTCAATATTATTGCACGTGTTGATGACCTTCTTTATACGGATGATTTGAATAAGCACTCGGATCAATTTGTGCCAATCTCCAAAGTTGGTATCATTGCTCACAAGAGCATGGGGACTCCGCTCTCAGTACCTGTCAATGGCACTCCATACAAAACAGCTTTTACCACACCAAGCTTCTCTCCTTCCCAACATACTAGTCCTGCAAATGGCAGCAAGCTTTCTAATCGAGGCTTTGGTGTGAAAAAGGttttgactgattatttgagCATCGATTCAAAAGGAAAGGACTTCATCAGCAGTGATTTCAGACGATCAGATTCATTTTCAAGCACAAGTCAAGACGTTTCAGCAACTGCATCAACACGCTCTTCAGAATGTTCAAGAGAAATTGTCAGCCCATTGACACACGACTCACCGGGGAAAGAATAAGATCATTCTTGGCTATGAATGAGTTCCTGTATATTTGGCTTCTCAAGTGATCACACTATCGTTTATGTAGAACCATGTATTTGAGTGTGAGATAGGTTTTAGCATATACTACTTCATTCATCAAGTATAATTATGGTCATCAACTGACATCCTATGTTCCTTTAGCCAAGTCTGATGGTAATGTTACATTGGATTGTACAGAAGTACTAAGGATTGTATAATTATCAGCTAAGGATTGTATAATTATCAGCCAGTTTTGATTTTTCCAAGTAATAATACAAGTACTAAAGATTGTATTTATACCACGAGTTTGTATGAAAAAGGAAATCTGAATCTGTTAAAGGTTAAATCTGCAATTTGTTGATGTCAATAGGAATTTTAtgagaaaaatgaaaaaggaGTGGCAAAAATTGACAATTCTTTAATAGGGGCATTCCGAGAATTGAACTCGGGACCTCTCGCACCCTAAGCGAGAATCATACCACTAGACCAAATGCCCTGTTTGTTGCCTCCGAATAATCTCAAATTATATCAATATTTTGTTCCAATTTTGTGGAATGAGATACTTCACCAAGGAAGTAGCGCCTAACCTTGATTTTTAGGGTGTCAATTTTAAGGCTTTAGGTCTAGCAAAGGTCAAATCCTCTTATAAAAGCTTCTGATAACATTTTGCGTTCTTGTGCCATATTCATTCTTCAtgaaagtcagttttcaagaaacagaaaaagaaacaaaTGTACTAGAACTGATTCATGGAGCGTGTTAGATAACTATTTCTAGTGAAATCCACACTATACCAAACATTTTGCATATAGAAGAATGTGACTGTTCTTGAGTTTTTAAGCCATCTAATAACATTGCTCTTTCATTTGAAAACTTATAAATTCATACTGAGATATCAAAATATTATTAAAGATTACCTCATACTTGACgattatattaaataatattcaCGTTTAGTGTTCTTAAACAGATACTTTTTAGAATAGCTCTTtccagaagaagaaaaaaatgtatGCTTTTTACGAAGGGGCTTGTTTTGAATTAACGGTCACTATACTATATGagcttctatttttatttaggcttaatacctagatggacccttaaacttggcatgttttgtaagataggcatataaacttataaggtgaccagatagacacttaaacttactcaaagtgtatttttcaagtttttcagttgttttgaaaacaaaaactatatttttcaaacactcacaattttcatggccaaacaagccctaaatatatcacaaaatatttt is drawn from Lycium barbarum isolate Lr01 chromosome 8, ASM1917538v2, whole genome shotgun sequence and contains these coding sequences:
- the LOC132606834 gene encoding rop guanine nucleotide exchange factor 7-like isoform X1 — encoded protein: MDRLVSHQDKKREVCSLEFQPQLKHFIPLDPSTRSKKETHFSALKFKVSKSIKNLYHKAKDSKGFGSKRFEFDGIVMTNSVYCASPGFLDDKMDGYVENAGKIESLVCLSEKIGRESSSSSGFLVSNEEHSGSEDSCSPSSIAWHIQEDEVEQHCVKSDVSEEVEKPYVDTKRKLEKQGSCLSEIEMMKERFSKLLLGEDMSGCGNGVCTALAISNAITNLCETFFPLATLFGQIWRLEPLPPEKKLMWRREMEWLLCVSDHIVELIPSWQTFADGSKLEVMTSRPRSDLYINLPALRKLDNMLLEILDSFRSTEFWYVDQGIVASDSDGSFRNPLPRQEDKWWLPVPRVPPGGLSENARRQLQHRRDCTNQILKAAMAINSNSLAEMDVPESYLEGLPKNGKSSLGDLIHRYVTSDQFSPECLLDCLDLSSEHQAFEIANRVEASIYVWRRRAHSKPFGSTHRSNSKSSWEMVKDLMVDGDKRELLADRAESLLLCLKQRFPGLPQTTLDMSKIQYNKDVGKSILESYSRVLESLAFNIIARVDDLLYTDDLNKHSDQFVPISKVGIIAHKSMGTPLSVPVNGTPYKTAFTTPSFSPSQHTSPANGSKLSNRGFGVKKVLTDYLSIDSKGKDFISSDFRRSDSFSSTSQDVSATASTRSSECSREIVSPLTHDSPGKE
- the LOC132606834 gene encoding rop guanine nucleotide exchange factor 7-like isoform X2, translating into MDRLVSHQDKKREVCSLEFQPQLKHFIPLDPSTRSKKETHFSALKFKVSKSIKNLYHKAKDSKGFGSKRFEFDGIVMTNSVYCASPGFLDDKMDGYVENAGKIESLVCLSEKIGRESSSSSGFLVSNEEHSGSEDSCSPSSIAWHIQEDEVEQHCVKSDVSEEVEKPYVDTKRKLEKQGSCLSEIEMMKERFSKLLLGEDMSGCGNGVCTALAISNAITNLCATLFGQIWRLEPLPPEKKLMWRREMEWLLCVSDHIVELIPSWQTFADGSKLEVMTSRPRSDLYINLPALRKLDNMLLEILDSFRSTEFWYVDQGIVASDSDGSFRNPLPRQEDKWWLPVPRVPPGGLSENARRQLQHRRDCTNQILKAAMAINSNSLAEMDVPESYLEGLPKNGKSSLGDLIHRYVTSDQFSPECLLDCLDLSSEHQAFEIANRVEASIYVWRRRAHSKPFGSTHRSNSKSSWEMVKDLMVDGDKRELLADRAESLLLCLKQRFPGLPQTTLDMSKIQYNKDVGKSILESYSRVLESLAFNIIARVDDLLYTDDLNKHSDQFVPISKVGIIAHKSMGTPLSVPVNGTPYKTAFTTPSFSPSQHTSPANGSKLSNRGFGVKKVLTDYLSIDSKGKDFISSDFRRSDSFSSTSQDVSATASTRSSECSREIVSPLTHDSPGKE